The DNA window GACATCTTTGAGCGCATCGCCGGTGAGGCCTCCCGTCTGGCTCACTACAACAAGCGCTCCaccatcacttccagggagATCCAGACCGCCGTCCGCCTGCTGTTGCCCGGTGAGCTGGCCAAGCACGCCGTGTCTGAGGGCACCAAGGCCGTCACCAAGTACACCAGCTCCAAGTAAACAGTCTTGTTGACTCTGAGACTAAACcaacggctcttttaagagccacctaCTTTATCTGAAGATCAGTTCCCTTTGTATTTAGTGTTGCTACGTTAATGATATATTTACTATGTATGGCCAACTGTACACACATGCTAAATGTGAATTTTAATCTAACACTATCTTTTCTGTAATCCAGATAAATTTACTCTTTCTGAAGAATCAGAAGTAAACTACAGTAAGCAGCTCATGTTCTTCATATGTAACTATTTACATTTGGTGTATTGAAAGATTGTAGTGATTTATCatgtgaacattaacattacataCACTTAAAATTTCACTATTTCAGAAACAAATGTATCCTTTAATAAATGGTTCCAAAGAGAAACAATGAACAGTTTGTCTATACAGTTTTTCCAGTATCTTTCAGAGAATTAATTTGACTCATGCTTTTCTCAATGTTTTAACTCAATTTATGAAAAACCATCTAAGATATGAGATTAATATAACATGGCCTTTACTGATGTTTGATGGAATTAAGCTAACAGATATAAAGTGTAATAAGAATattcactgattttatttttttcaaagaaaacatgaaaCTGCCCAAAAgagacaagtttttttttctgaggtgtaaaataaagaagaaaCTGGAGAACTCGGCTGTCACCATATTGCATCTTAAACATTTTAACCCTAACCTTGGGGatatttattattatgaaaATCCAGATAAAATGGCTCCTGAACATCAAATTAGTTTTTATatattaaatgatttttttaataataatttaattcaatgaATGTTAGTGAATTTTTGCCTGTTCTCATAGAATCCAAGGTTCTTCTCAAGTCACTCAGGATTCTTTTtgtttcctaaaaaacaaagcttttggAAAATTGTGCAATTGTTCTTGCAATTGTCTTGACTTACTGTTATTTATACATGTTCAATATACTTATGCAACACTGttaaacttttacttttttaacataTAATTTGACATGTGCTGTTATTAACTACCTGATGTTTTGTATATGTTCAAAAAAAGGTGGTTTATAGATGAGTAATTCACAATAGAATAGTAATTTCCCGCCTCTACTGTGAAGGTGAAGGGTTCATCAGTGTCCTAGTTTCTATTGTTAGAACAAATGTCTCCGCCCAGCAGAGCTCAACTACGTCCGCAGCAAGGATTTATTTACCCACGTTAACGGTCTCTTTTCctctaaaaggaaaaaaaaaaagaaaaaaaaagatgacaattatttttatattgcaTGGTGAGCAGAGTGAACAGATTGTGATGGTGTCATGGTGATTAATTAACCCtttactcccccccccccctccccactcCCATGGAGCAACCGGGACTGAAGAGGACGGCTGTCCTGAACGGTCCCTACAAGTGCCAAgatcttctgtctgtctgtctgtctgtctaaccTCCAGTTTTACATCGGAAAAACCTAGACTCTGAAAAAATGAGTGGTCGCGGCAAGGGAGGAAAAGGACTCGGTAAAGGAGGCGCTAAGCGTCACCGTAAAGTTCTCCGTGATAACATCCAGGGAATCACCAAACCCGCCATCCGCCGTCTGGCTCGCCGTGGTGGAGTGAAGCGTATCTCCGGTCTGATCTACGAGGAGACCCGCGGTGTGTTGAAGGTGTTCCTGGAGAATGTGATCCGTGATGCCGTCACCTACACCAAGCACGCCAGTACAGAGTGCAGCCCTGCCTCTCCAGAGCATAGACCACATCCAAGGCGGTCACAGTCGTCCTCATATCCAACAACAGAAACTAGGACACCGATGAACCCTTCACTTTCACAGTAGAGGCGGGAAATTACTATTCTACTGTGAATTACTCATCTATAAaccgcctttttttttttaattaaaatgtctttttcggTCTCTTTTTTTATGAGAAAAACAACGTGTAGGCTACAAAACATCAGGTAGTTAATAACAGCACCTGTCAAAAATATAAAACCAAATATGTATGACATGAGTGTATTCACAATGCATGAATAACAGTATTGtatataacaacaacaaaagaaacaaaaagaggaTTCAAGCTCACAGAGAAAAGTGTATCCACTCAGAGGATTTGGAGGAAAAATTGCACAACTTTTCAAAAGCTTGGTATTCTGTTTATTTCCTAACAAACTGGGTGATGTAAGAGGAGCCTTGAATTCTATGAGAAAAGGTAAAAATTCAGGAGATGACTTTGATCATCTCCgcttaaatgaataaaaagtttagcatttttaataacaacattaaTTAGATATTGAAGAATACTTTAATCTGGATCATCATAATAACAAATAATATCCCTGAGGTCAAAGGAGTAAACTGAATTAGTTTTCAAAGAGGTGAGATTCCACATCGCTCTAAAATCTTTGGGATATTTCACATTGGAGTAAAAACAACCAACCAAACATTTTGAGATTGGACTTTATTAACACTTAAATTTAACAAAGTCGTCTGTATCTCACATACCTGACAATCACCAACAGTTTCTGatgtacaaatgtacaaaaCTAGTTATTTTAACAAACTCGAATTCTCCAGAAACAGATGTTAACTGTTGGTAAATTAAAGTATAATCAAGAGGAAAACAGATCGTGTCGTGTGTGATTTGGGAGAGGTGGATAATGAGGGCTTAACTCCATTAGATGATTCAACAAAACCCTGAAAGGATGGGTGTTTAATGTTGATTTAATTAAGCTTCGGATTTCTCTCCCTGTAACAATATAGAATTGAGTACTTAAGAAATTTTCCAGTGAAATAGAACAAGTACTTACTTGTATTGTTTGAATATTGATTTAATCTCAAATGTTCAGACAGATCGACCGAATAATATAGAGTAAACGTTCTGGAAAAATCTTCAGATAAAGTtggtggctcttaaaagagccgttgGGTTGATATAGGAAGCCGAAGGAAGATTTACTTGGAGCTGGTGTACTTGGTGACGGCCTTGGTGCCCTCAGACACGGCGTGCTTGGCCAGCTCACCGGGCAGCAGCAGGCGGACGGCGGTCTGGATctccctggaagtgatggtGGAACGCTTGTTGTAGTGAGCCAGACGGGAGGCCTCACCGGCGATGCGCTCAAAGATGTCGCTCACAAACGAGTTCATGATGCCCATAGCCTTGGACGAGATGCCGGTGTCGGGGTGGACCTGCTTCAGCACCTTGTACACGTAGATGGCGTAGCTCTCCCTCCtggtcctcttcctcttcttgccGCTTTTGCTGACACTCTTAGACACGGCTTTCTTTGAGCCCTTCTTGGGCGCTTTCACGGTGGTTTCAGGCATGATCAGGACGGTATGCTTCTTGTCAAACGTATAAAGCTTATTACTGCAGAAAGGTGTATTTGTATGCACCTGATGCAAATACCACTGTGCTGTTGCTCGCACAGGATTGGTCAGCTTCTGAGGCTTGGGAGCAATACAGCGGGTGGTTGGGGGGAGGAAGACGAAAGAAAATACAGttatttaaaaagagaaaaaaacagttacTGTTGGGtttgatataatataatactatGTTACGATTTCAGTACATTCACTGATATTTTCCACTATGTTCACTGACACAGTGTTAATCATACCAAACCATTTCTCTGTTCATTCTGGCCGAATATCACAGCTCCCCAGAGTTGATTGGAGGGTAATTCAGGTCACCTATTGTGCAGGGTGTGAGTACTGACTCCTGATTAAAAATTAGAGCAGCTTCGTGCTTTTCAACACCAACCATCAAGGTGTGACGATGCCCTTCCTAAGGCTAAAGAGAGCTGAGGAAACACACACCCAGGAAATTATGACCCTTCCTCAATCAAATACTGATGCCATGTTAGCAAACATTGTCATACACAAACTCTGGTCTCTAGGCCCATTCAAGAATTCAGTGATGTCTTTTGCTGAGCTGTTGGAGGGTGATTTTGAGCATCTTAA is part of the Epinephelus lanceolatus isolate andai-2023 chromosome 5, ASM4190304v1, whole genome shotgun sequence genome and encodes:
- the LOC117254996 gene encoding histone H2B 1/2 codes for the protein MPETTVKAPKKGSKKAVSKSVSKSGKKRKRTRRESYAIYVYKVLKQVHPDTGISSKAMGIMNSFVSDIFERIAGEASRLAHYNKRSTITSREIQTAVRLLLPGELAKHAVSEGTKAVTKYTSSK